One region of Gossypium raimondii isolate GPD5lz chromosome 6, ASM2569854v1, whole genome shotgun sequence genomic DNA includes:
- the LOC105773676 gene encoding uncharacterized protein At2g24330: MAEDKGIPDGETKESSPPLPVVKKKGKGLLSRIWNAIFRIHGDDFEKRLEHISKEEAAVLSRMKRRSQTWRRMIRNLIAFSVILEVVAVSYAIMTTRSVDLNWKMRAFRVLPMFLLPAFSSVAYSAFVSFTRMCDRRDQKTLERLRAERQEKIDELKEKTNYYTTQQLIQRYDPDPAAKAAAATVLASKLGADSGLKVYVGDDSEYNVPGGKSNDVEVVPSSGIRKRKQLHTRSSSAGSTPLLHSDEEKPHSAGMEGPRASEHGHLVVVDHHYPQGPASHDGGWLARIAALLVGEDPTQSYALICGNCHMHNGLARKEDFPYITYYCPHCQALNRPKQMEEHVSKSSSPSMKAVKSEGSGDATGDVSESSSPMAARAAGHEIKEVTEKVVG, encoded by the exons ATGGCGGAGGACAAAGGCATTCCTGACGGTGAAACCAAAGAATCCAGTCCCCCGCTGCCGGTGGTAAAGAAGAAAGGCAAGGGACTTCTCTCCCGCATTTGGAATGCAATCTTTAGGATTCACGGGGACGATTTCGAGAAGAGGCTTGAACACATTTCCAAGGAAGAGGCCGCTGTCCTCTCGAGAATGAAAAGAAGATCCCAGACCTGGAGGAGAATGATTCGGAATCTCATTGCCTTTTCTGTCATTTTGGAG GTTGTTGCAGTTTCTTATGCCATCATGACAACAAGATCTGTGGACTTGAACTGGAAGATGAGGGCATTTCGAGTTTTGCCAATGTTCCTTTTGCCTGCTTTTTCTTCTGTTGCTTATTCTGCATTTGTAAGCTTCACAAGGATGT GTGATCGCAGGGACCAGAAAACTCTAGAAAGACTTCGAGCTGAAAGGCAAGAAAAAATTGATGAACTTAAGGAGAAGACAAATTATTACACTACACAACAGCTTATTCAG AGATATGATCCTGATCCAGCAGCAAAGGCTGCTGCTGCAACTGTCCTGGCATCTAAGTTGGGAGCAGATTCAGGTTTGAAAGTCTATGTTGGAGATGATTCTGAGTATAATGTGCCAGGGGGGAAGAGCAATGATGTTGAGGTAGTGCCATCAAGTGGAATTCGGAAACGAAAGCAACTACACACTAGATCCAGTAGTGCAGGAAGCACTCCATTGCTTCATTCTGATGAAGAAAAACCTCATTCTGCAGGGATGGAGGGTCCTCGAGCTTCTGAGCATGGTCATCTGGTTGTAGTTGATCATCACTATCCACAAGGACCAGCCTCACATGATGGGGGATGGCTTGCTCGAATTGCTGCCTTGCTTGTGGGTGAAGATCCAACACAGTCTTATGCTCTCATATGTGGCAACTGCCATATGCACAATG GACTTGCCAGGAAGGAGGATTTCCCATACATAACGTATTACTGCCCACACTGCCAAGCCCTGAACAGGCCAAAACAAATGGAAGAGCATGTTTCTAAGTCAAGCTCCCCTAGCATGAAGGCAGTGAAATCAGAAGGAAGTGGTGATGCCACTGGTGATGTGAGTGAGAGCAGCAGCCCTATGGCTGCCAGAGCTGCTGGTCATGAGATTAAGGAAGTAACTGAAAAAGTAGTTGGATAA